From Acropora muricata isolate sample 2 chromosome 14, ASM3666990v1, whole genome shotgun sequence, one genomic window encodes:
- the LOC136897500 gene encoding thioredoxin-like, which yields MAKPVAGEIVELETKEDFGNFLKEAGEKLVVVDFFATWCGPCKKMSPTIKKLAEEYADKVFFAKVDVDENAETAEAEEISAMPTFKLYKNRVKVDEFVGANSEKLKELVQKHC from the exons ATGGCAAAACCTGTGGCAGGAGAAATAGTTGAGCTTGAAACTAAG GAAGACTTTGGCAATTTCTTGAAGGAGGCTGGCGAAAAACTAGTCGTGGTCGACTTCTTTGCAACTTGGTGTGGTCCTTGCAAGAAGATGTCACCAACTATAAAA AAACTTGCTGAAGAGTATGCAGAcaaggttttctttgcaaaagttgATGTGGATGAAAATGCA gaGACAGCAGAGGCGGAAGAGATATCTGCTATGCCAACTTTCAAGCTGTACAAAAATCGTGTAAAG GTTGACGAATTCGTTGGAGCAAATTCAGAGAAACTTAAAGAGCTGGTGCAAAAGCATTGTTAA